A region from the Prochlorococcus sp. MIT 0603 genome encodes:
- a CDS encoding DUF4912 domain-containing protein, whose translation MAQDNESLSRLTLRQLRIKASDFKIPLYSRKSKASLIKEISLYEARKKEDKNLLGLSALNPFKEKVSKAFSSSIKNTRVVFLPRDPEWAYVFWEISESDKKRAQSQGASRLCLRLSDVTNMKNGDSCSGTLREVTVDSHSTEWYLPIPLGDRDYKVELGYRFGVQWISLASSSVARVPSLHPSEQVLDQFVPFSLESNINNNDDVIDQDRGFPSDQKDSGLHERLYQTATTNFRKSRIGSEEFQERVSSGDIFEGVNDSGAGFWASGRNESGIGALEPRERSFWLIADAELIVYGSTDPSAKLKIGGEEIPLAADGTFRLQVPFRDGVQNYLIEATDSAGDQKRNISMKFERITPQDNTNPIDKAKSEWF comes from the coding sequence TCAAAGAGATCTCTTTGTACGAAGCTAGGAAGAAAGAAGATAAGAACTTATTAGGTCTTTCTGCACTGAATCCATTCAAAGAAAAGGTTTCCAAGGCTTTTTCTTCTTCTATTAAAAACACGAGAGTGGTTTTTCTTCCAAGAGATCCAGAATGGGCATATGTGTTTTGGGAGATTTCAGAATCAGATAAGAAACGTGCTCAGTCTCAAGGTGCAAGCAGACTATGTTTAAGGTTGTCTGACGTTACCAATATGAAAAATGGTGATTCATGTTCAGGAACTCTTAGAGAAGTAACTGTGGATAGTCATAGCACCGAGTGGTATTTACCCATTCCACTTGGAGATAGAGATTACAAAGTTGAGCTTGGATATAGATTTGGTGTTCAATGGATATCCCTGGCATCTTCATCTGTCGCACGAGTACCTTCTTTACATCCAAGTGAACAAGTTCTTGATCAATTTGTTCCCTTTAGCTTGGAATCAAATATTAATAATAATGATGATGTGATTGATCAAGATAGGGGTTTTCCATCTGATCAAAAAGACAGTGGTTTACATGAACGTTTATATCAAACAGCTACAACAAACTTCCGTAAGTCACGTATTGGATCAGAAGAATTCCAGGAAAGGGTGTCTTCAGGAGATATCTTCGAGGGTGTTAATGATTCTGGTGCTGGTTTTTGGGCCAGTGGCAGGAATGAATCTGGTATTGGCGCTTTGGAACCAAGAGAGCGTTCTTTTTGGTTGATTGCCGATGCTGAATTAATTGTTTATGGATCTACAGACCCTTCAGCAAAATTAAAAATAGGTGGTGAAGAGATACCTTTAGCTGCAGATGGAACTTTTAGATTACAAGTGCCTTTTAGAGATGGTGTTCAGAATTATCTTATTGAGGCTACTGACTCTGCTGGTGATCAGAAACGCAACATTAGTATGAAGTTCGAACGTATTACTCCTCAAGACAATACGAACCCAATAGACAAAGCGAAGTCAGAATGGTTTTAA
- a CDS encoding alpha-D-glucose phosphate-specific phosphoglucomutase, translated as MPLNDFSPQDNDVNVLLSKHFTDQKPGTSGLRKSTKHFLQPHYLESFVEAILQTLPGIQGGVLILGGDGRFGNRQGIDVITRMAAAHGVQKVVTSVDGILSTPAASHLIRSRKAVGGIILSASHNSGGPNGDFGVKVNGPNGGPASESLTNEIFEKTKTLHGYRIVKKQSVSLNNPGEYSIGATNVEVIDGIDDYIALMENIFDFDKIRSFLTKDFLIAFDALNAVTGPYAKKLFEDILGAPTGTVRNGMPLEDFGGMHPDPNLTYAKDLADLLLSGKEYSFGAACDGDGDRNMILGQDCFVNPSDSLAVLVANSDCVPAYANGLLGVARSMPTSTAVDVVAKDLGIPCFETPTGWKFFGNLLDSGQITLCGEESFGTGSNHVREKDGLWAVLFWLQILSNKQCSVKELMQQHWSRFGRHYYSRHDYESISQEKATDLYNRVEMLLPSLTGSSFAGHTVSLADNFTYTDPVDNSITSRQGLRILLDNGSRVVLRLSGTGTQGATLRVYLESYVPSMGDVNQDPQSALSNLIEAIDSMAEITSRTGLMRPTVIT; from the coding sequence ATGCCTCTCAATGATTTCTCACCACAAGATAATGACGTAAATGTCTTGTTAAGTAAACATTTTACTGATCAAAAGCCAGGTACTTCAGGTCTTCGTAAGAGTACAAAGCATTTTCTACAACCACATTATCTGGAAAGTTTTGTAGAAGCTATTTTACAAACTTTACCTGGCATACAGGGAGGGGTTTTGATTTTAGGAGGCGATGGTCGTTTTGGTAATAGGCAGGGAATTGATGTTATTACTCGTATGGCTGCTGCTCATGGCGTACAAAAAGTAGTCACTTCCGTTGATGGGATTCTTTCTACCCCTGCGGCCTCTCATCTAATTAGATCTAGGAAGGCTGTGGGAGGAATTATTCTTTCAGCTAGTCATAATTCTGGTGGACCCAATGGGGATTTTGGGGTCAAGGTTAATGGACCTAATGGTGGGCCTGCATCAGAATCTTTAACCAATGAGATTTTTGAAAAAACAAAAACACTTCATGGTTATCGGATAGTTAAAAAACAATCAGTTTCACTGAATAATCCTGGTGAATATTCTATTGGAGCTACAAATGTAGAAGTTATTGATGGGATTGATGATTACATTGCATTAATGGAAAATATTTTTGATTTTGACAAAATTCGTTCTTTTCTAACTAAGGACTTTTTAATTGCTTTTGATGCTTTAAATGCTGTTACAGGACCTTATGCAAAGAAATTATTCGAAGATATTTTAGGGGCTCCGACTGGTACGGTTCGCAATGGCATGCCCTTAGAGGATTTTGGAGGTATGCATCCTGACCCTAATTTGACTTATGCAAAAGATTTAGCTGACTTATTGCTTTCAGGAAAAGAATATTCTTTTGGCGCAGCCTGTGATGGAGATGGAGATCGGAACATGATATTGGGCCAAGATTGTTTTGTTAATCCAAGTGATAGCCTTGCAGTATTAGTAGCTAATTCAGATTGTGTTCCTGCATATGCAAATGGTTTATTAGGCGTTGCTAGGTCAATGCCAACGAGCACAGCCGTTGATGTTGTTGCTAAAGACTTAGGGATCCCATGCTTTGAGACACCTACTGGTTGGAAATTCTTTGGAAATCTTTTGGATTCTGGTCAAATTACTTTATGTGGCGAAGAAAGTTTTGGAACAGGTAGTAATCATGTAAGGGAAAAAGATGGACTATGGGCAGTTCTTTTTTGGTTGCAAATTTTGTCTAACAAACAATGTTCTGTAAAGGAGTTAATGCAGCAGCATTGGTCTCGTTTTGGACGCCATTATTATTCTCGCCATGATTATGAATCAATCTCTCAGGAAAAAGCTACTGATTTATATAATAGGGTGGAAATGCTTTTACCTTCTCTAACTGGTAGTTCATTTGCTGGTCATACAGTCTCTCTTGCTGATAACTTTACCTATACAGACCCTGTCGATAATTCTATTACTAGTCGTCAAGGATTGAGAATTCTTTTAGATAATGGTAGCAGGGTAGTATTGCGTTTATCAGGGACAGGAACTCAAGGTGCGACTTTAAGAGTCTATTTAGAAAGTTATGTACCATCTATGGGAGATGTAAATCAAGACCCTCAAAGTGCTCTTTCTAATCTTATAGAAGCTATAGATTCCATGGCGGAAATCACAAGTAGAACTGGATTAATGCGACCTACTGTAATTACATAA
- a CDS encoding 4'-phosphopantetheinyl transferase family protein has product MKNTSVLPLWLFPTNSPLKKISDNEEKIANCLSGIRSHQYKLTRGYTRFALSEFLKINPLEIPLKSLPGEAPTLGGNLGYVSFSHCDDALLIGCSPNKLGVDIERVDRQFNARKIANRFYTKTENKKLEDFKKDEFRLKVLESWVRKEALIKWQEGTISKDLTKWNIDNQSLKAKHDELESEVNVYLIQYKSWVIGIASNQIVNRKNLIICSD; this is encoded by the coding sequence ATGAAGAACACAAGCGTACTTCCTCTTTGGCTATTTCCAACTAATTCTCCATTAAAAAAAATCTCCGACAATGAAGAAAAAATAGCGAATTGTTTATCGGGAATACGATCTCATCAATACAAATTGACCAGGGGGTATACACGATTTGCTTTATCAGAATTTCTGAAAATCAATCCACTAGAAATCCCATTAAAATCATTACCTGGGGAAGCTCCAACCTTAGGGGGTAATTTAGGTTATGTCAGTTTCAGTCATTGCGATGATGCACTTTTAATAGGATGTTCACCTAATAAGCTAGGTGTTGATATAGAAAGAGTCGATCGTCAATTTAATGCAAGAAAAATAGCAAATCGTTTCTACACCAAAACGGAAAACAAAAAGCTAGAAGATTTTAAAAAAGATGAGTTCCGCTTAAAAGTATTAGAAAGCTGGGTGAGAAAAGAAGCGCTAATTAAATGGCAGGAAGGAACAATTTCTAAAGATCTAACAAAGTGGAATATTGACAATCAATCTCTAAAAGCAAAACATGACGAATTGGAATCTGAAGTTAATGTCTATCTAATACAATACAAGTCATGGGTAATTGGAATAGCTTCTAATCAAATAGTAAATAGAAAAAATCTTATAATTTGTAGCGATTAA
- a CDS encoding type III pantothenate kinase — MTSNKCCLFIGNTRWHWGFQTQAKWIFEDTFPNSNQLKENKDLIWKWGAVGPVPANSQLDPNKCIKIEEIPLLKLPEWIGLDRALASWAAFQKAKSANLHSEGILIADAGTILSLTRITAKGEFAGGQLIPGLQLQRSAMSNRSEKLSPVKSQNIPTKQFPSSTEEAMLRGSFQALLGALLEAQKEASMPLWLCGGDSKILFDHLKSRNVAVYHHPNLVLEAMIKINC; from the coding sequence GTGACGTCAAATAAATGTTGCCTCTTCATTGGAAACACTCGCTGGCATTGGGGATTTCAAACACAAGCCAAATGGATTTTTGAAGATACTTTTCCTAACAGCAATCAACTCAAAGAGAATAAAGACCTTATCTGGAAATGGGGTGCAGTTGGACCAGTTCCAGCAAATAGTCAATTAGATCCTAATAAATGTATAAAGATTGAAGAAATACCTCTTTTAAAGTTACCTGAATGGATAGGTCTTGATAGAGCGTTAGCAAGCTGGGCTGCATTCCAAAAAGCAAAATCTGCAAATCTTCATTCTGAAGGAATTCTCATTGCAGACGCAGGAACAATTTTAAGTCTGACACGCATTACTGCAAAAGGAGAGTTTGCAGGAGGGCAATTAATACCCGGTTTACAACTACAGAGATCCGCGATGTCTAATAGAAGTGAAAAACTAAGTCCAGTAAAAAGCCAAAATATACCTACCAAACAATTCCCTTCATCTACTGAAGAAGCAATGTTAAGAGGTAGTTTTCAAGCCTTACTTGGAGCACTTTTAGAAGCTCAAAAAGAAGCAAGTATGCCTTTATGGTTATGTGGAGGAGATTCAAAAATACTTTTTGACCATCTCAAAAGTCGTAATGTAGCCGTATACCATCACCCTAATCTAGTCCTAGAAGCAATGATTAAAATCAATTGCTAA
- the bcp gene encoding thioredoxin-dependent thiol peroxidase: MSLLIGQKAPDFSLPDQDGQLIKLSSFQGQRVVIYFYPKDDTPGCTKEACNFRDRWSVFQDHQIKLLGISKDNAKKHSKFINKYQLPFSLLSDLEPCPVATAYESYGLKKFMGKEYMGMKRQTYVVDSQGNLELIYLKVKAATMADQILADLSLE, encoded by the coding sequence ATGTCTCTTTTAATTGGTCAAAAAGCACCAGATTTTAGTCTCCCTGATCAAGATGGGCAATTGATTAAACTTTCATCCTTTCAGGGTCAGAGAGTTGTTATTTACTTTTATCCGAAAGATGACACCCCAGGCTGCACAAAGGAAGCTTGTAATTTCCGAGATCGTTGGAGTGTTTTTCAAGACCATCAAATAAAATTACTTGGTATTAGTAAAGACAATGCCAAAAAGCATTCAAAGTTTATAAATAAATATCAGTTGCCTTTTAGCCTTCTTAGTGATTTGGAACCGTGTCCAGTTGCTACTGCTTATGAAAGTTATGGGTTGAAGAAATTCATGGGAAAAGAATATATGGGAATGAAGAGACAAACATATGTTGTTGATTCTCAAGGTAACTTGGAATTAATTTATTTAAAAGTTAAAGCTGCAACAATGGCCGATCAAATTCTTGCAGATTTAAGTCTTGAGTAA
- a CDS encoding SLC13 family permease, producing MNELRTVLENPQALITLAVLFLAVVLFISGFLAPELTGLLSVALLMATGVLDPQKALAGFGSPALITLMGLFAVSAALFKSGALDRLRELIAFESINTPRRLIGVLGLVVAPISGIVPNTPVVASLLPVIEAWCIKRNLSPSRVLLPLSFATLLGGTLTLLGSSVNLLVSDISAQLGYGSLELFSFTAIGVPIWLIGTAYLLLAPQNLLPDRGREKSDFGSNPDQTGYFTEVSIPIDSELVGQSLHNSRLQRRFDVDVLELQRGKERLLPPLADRTIEPGDRLLLRVTRSDLLRLQQEHTVQLAQRNLNEDSLNRLDWFEVEGQKTVEVLLPAGSTLAGASLRELRFRQRHNATVLALRRGQQTVQERLGQAILHEGDVLLLQAPIDSIRGLQASNDLLVLDQLENDLPTVKRKPIAIAIAIAMILLPTFTSLPLVSSVLIAVVAMVMGGCIRPAEVQRSIRLDVILLLGSLSSFSVAMQSTGLADAFARGLEYYLEGLPTYASLLVIFFSTTLFTQVISNAASVALLAPVAVQLAPGMNLPASALLLTVLFGASQSFLTPMGYQTNLMVFGPGRYRFLDVTRYGAGLTLLMTLTVPLLILWQY from the coding sequence ATGAATGAACTAAGAACTGTTCTCGAGAATCCTCAGGCGCTAATTACTTTAGCTGTTTTGTTTTTAGCTGTGGTGCTATTTATAAGTGGTTTTTTAGCCCCTGAACTTACAGGCCTATTGAGTGTAGCTTTATTAATGGCAACTGGTGTCCTTGACCCTCAAAAAGCTTTGGCAGGCTTTGGAAGTCCAGCTTTGATTACTCTGATGGGTTTATTTGCTGTTTCTGCAGCCTTGTTTAAAAGTGGTGCTTTGGATCGTTTGCGGGAGCTAATAGCCTTTGAGAGTATTAATACACCCCGCCGTTTAATTGGAGTTTTAGGACTTGTTGTGGCTCCAATATCAGGCATTGTTCCCAATACGCCTGTCGTTGCCTCACTTTTACCTGTAATAGAAGCTTGGTGTATCAAGCGAAATCTTTCTCCATCAAGAGTTTTATTGCCTTTATCTTTTGCAACTTTGCTAGGTGGGACTCTCACTCTATTGGGAAGCTCGGTTAATTTACTAGTGAGTGATATTAGTGCTCAACTTGGATATGGCTCTTTGGAACTATTTAGTTTTACTGCAATAGGGGTTCCTATTTGGTTGATTGGAACTGCTTATTTATTATTAGCTCCGCAAAATCTTTTACCTGATCGAGGAAGGGAAAAGAGTGATTTTGGTAGTAATCCTGATCAAACTGGCTACTTTACTGAGGTAAGCATTCCAATTGATTCTGAACTCGTAGGTCAATCTTTGCATAATAGTAGGCTGCAACGTCGTTTTGATGTAGATGTTTTAGAGCTTCAAAGAGGAAAAGAACGATTATTACCACCCCTTGCAGATCGTACTATTGAGCCGGGTGACAGATTGTTACTAAGAGTCACTCGCTCTGACCTCTTACGACTCCAACAAGAACATACAGTGCAACTTGCTCAGCGCAATTTAAATGAAGACTCTTTAAATCGATTGGACTGGTTTGAGGTTGAAGGACAAAAGACTGTTGAAGTTCTTCTTCCAGCGGGCTCAACTTTGGCTGGAGCTAGTTTACGAGAATTAAGATTTAGACAGCGTCATAACGCCACTGTTTTAGCCTTAAGGAGGGGCCAGCAAACTGTTCAAGAGCGATTAGGCCAGGCGATTTTGCATGAAGGGGATGTGTTGCTTTTACAAGCTCCTATTGATTCAATTCGCGGTCTTCAGGCAAGTAATGATTTGCTTGTGCTGGATCAACTTGAAAATGATCTACCAACTGTGAAGCGTAAACCAATTGCAATTGCAATTGCAATTGCAATGATTCTTTTGCCTACTTTTACTAGTTTGCCTTTAGTTTCCTCAGTTTTGATTGCTGTTGTCGCTATGGTCATGGGTGGATGTATTAGACCAGCTGAAGTCCAACGATCTATACGACTTGATGTGATTTTGCTATTGGGATCTCTTTCAAGTTTCAGTGTTGCAATGCAATCTACTGGTCTTGCAGATGCTTTTGCTAGAGGACTTGAATATTATTTAGAGGGATTGCCTACTTATGCGTCATTATTAGTTATTTTCTTTTCGACAACCTTATTTACGCAAGTGATAAGTAATGCCGCTTCTGTTGCTTTGCTCGCACCGGTTGCTGTACAACTTGCCCCAGGCATGAATCTACCTGCTTCAGCTCTTTTGTTGACTGTATTATTTGGTGCTAGTCAGTCATTCCTAACGCCTATGGGATATCAGACAAATTTAATGGTCTTTGGCCCTGGACGTTATAGGTTTCTTGATGTAACACGATATGGAGCAGGTTTAACGTTGTTAATGACTTTGACTGTACCTTTACTAATTCTCTGGCAATACTAA
- a CDS encoding NAD(P)/FAD-dependent oxidoreductase yields MKSNSLKSNAVVVVGGGFGGLTTALSLSSCKGRPTIILIEPRSRFVFLPLLYELLSGEMKAWEVAPSYSSLLASRGIVLIKQRIANIDLEGEVVITSLGQVIKYSQLVISTGSKVDHFSIPGVEEHCLMFNKYEDVIKIKKLVEALNRSTESKDNIVIVGGGATGVELACKLSDLLHGNHTVHLIELDEKVLPNGKSFNQEQIQQALNKRSIKLHLNTRVVKITEHVVEIENANENYSKQSDSLTYAGVIWTAGVKASAPDGLASSLLKDGRLLINSKLQVLGYDNVFSIGDVSFDIRQPLIGTAQVAMQQGDHLAKNLIAYHQGKELTSFNFVDRGEMLSMGIGEATITSMGFTLSGPLAFQVRRMAYLSKFPNLSLGIRSAGSWLLSYRNKFI; encoded by the coding sequence ATGAAGTCTAATTCTTTAAAAAGTAATGCTGTTGTTGTAGTTGGTGGTGGTTTTGGTGGCTTGACTACAGCACTCTCTTTGAGTAGTTGTAAAGGAAGGCCCACAATTATTCTCATTGAGCCTCGTTCTAGGTTTGTCTTTCTTCCATTGCTATATGAACTTTTAAGTGGAGAAATGAAAGCATGGGAAGTAGCACCTTCTTATAGCTCTTTGCTTGCTTCAAGAGGAATTGTTTTAATCAAACAGCGAATAGCAAACATTGATTTGGAGGGTGAGGTTGTCATTACTTCTTTAGGACAGGTTATTAAATATTCTCAATTAGTTATTAGTACTGGTTCAAAAGTCGATCATTTCAGTATTCCAGGAGTAGAAGAACATTGCTTAATGTTTAATAAATACGAAGATGTAATAAAAATAAAAAAATTAGTAGAGGCTTTAAATAGGTCTACTGAATCAAAAGACAATATAGTGATTGTTGGTGGGGGGGCTACAGGAGTTGAATTGGCTTGCAAGCTTTCTGATCTCTTACATGGAAATCATACAGTTCATTTAATTGAACTTGACGAAAAAGTTTTGCCTAATGGTAAGTCTTTCAATCAAGAACAAATTCAACAAGCTTTAAATAAACGGTCCATCAAACTTCATTTAAATACTCGTGTTGTAAAGATTACTGAGCATGTTGTGGAAATCGAAAATGCGAATGAGAACTACTCTAAACAATCAGATTCTTTAACCTATGCAGGTGTTATTTGGACTGCAGGTGTTAAAGCATCCGCTCCTGATGGCTTAGCCTCATCGTTATTAAAAGATGGAAGACTCTTAATTAATTCAAAATTACAGGTTTTGGGATATGACAATGTATTTTCTATTGGTGATGTCTCTTTTGATATTCGACAACCATTGATAGGGACAGCCCAAGTTGCTATGCAACAAGGTGATCATTTGGCCAAGAATTTAATTGCGTATCACCAAGGAAAAGAATTGACATCATTTAACTTTGTAGATCGTGGAGAAATGCTGAGCATGGGTATTGGGGAAGCAACAATTACCAGTATGGGCTTCACGCTTTCAGGTCCTCTTGCGTTTCAAGTGCGACGAATGGCTTATTTATCTAAGTTTCCAAACTTGTCATTGGGTATTAGGTCTGCCGGATCTTGGTTGCTAAGTTATAGAAATAAATTCATTTAA
- a CDS encoding TrkH family potassium uptake protein encodes MSFPNPVKLKVAWYRRLSVPQFTVITGLLVIFAGTILLSTPLCSSNAVGMWESFFTATSAVTVTGLTIIDVGEDLTIYGQILLAIMLLIGGLGLMAITTFLQGFVVSGTELRCRLDRGKTLDEFGVGGVGRTFRGIALTAAVLIIFGALILFYYGFTDIPNLGERWWAAIFHSVSAYNNAGFGLWSESLQNYRNNTVVNIVVIVLILLGGLGWRVTSDIWANRKNFHFRKLSLHSRLVIRTSFLLVLLGTFGLLLTEFIEQGSFFLSMNWSERFTTAFFESVSARTAGFTNIPISVESISDSGLLLLMTLMFIGASPGGTGGGIKTTTIAALMAATRSTLRGQDSVVIRHRQISDKVVLKAVGITVGSLLFVLIMALLITMTSNLGDQQSFSFLEILFTCISAFATVGFDLGVTENLSIFGQLILVLGMFVGRLGILLLLSAVWQALNRERIQHQNRIGYPREDLYV; translated from the coding sequence GTGTCTTTTCCTAATCCAGTAAAATTAAAAGTTGCTTGGTACCGAAGGCTATCAGTCCCTCAGTTCACTGTAATTACTGGACTTTTAGTTATTTTTGCTGGAACCATCCTTCTTTCCACTCCTTTGTGTTCTTCTAATGCTGTTGGAATGTGGGAGTCTTTTTTTACGGCTACATCTGCAGTAACAGTAACAGGATTAACGATAATTGATGTAGGAGAAGATTTAACGATTTATGGGCAAATCTTACTCGCAATAATGCTTCTTATCGGAGGTTTGGGTTTGATGGCGATTACTACGTTTTTACAGGGTTTTGTTGTTAGTGGAACAGAATTGAGATGTCGTTTGGACCGTGGAAAAACACTTGATGAATTTGGAGTTGGAGGAGTTGGTAGAACGTTTCGAGGCATTGCTCTCACTGCCGCTGTTTTAATTATTTTTGGAGCATTAATTCTTTTTTATTATGGATTTACTGATATACCCAATTTAGGAGAACGGTGGTGGGCAGCTATATTCCACAGCGTTTCTGCATATAACAATGCTGGTTTTGGACTTTGGTCAGAAAGTTTGCAAAATTATCGAAATAATACTGTCGTCAACATCGTTGTGATTGTTCTGATTTTATTAGGTGGTTTAGGTTGGAGAGTAACTAGTGACATTTGGGCTAATAGAAAAAATTTTCATTTTAGAAAACTAAGTTTGCATAGCCGCTTGGTAATCAGAACTTCTTTTTTGCTAGTTCTTTTAGGCACTTTTGGATTGCTTTTAACTGAGTTCATTGAACAAGGTTCTTTTTTCTTATCTATGAATTGGTCCGAGCGTTTTACAACTGCTTTTTTTGAATCTGTTAGTGCAAGGACTGCTGGCTTTACAAATATCCCTATCTCCGTAGAAAGCATTTCAGATTCAGGACTCCTTTTGTTAATGACATTAATGTTTATAGGTGCAAGTCCTGGTGGCACAGGTGGCGGAATCAAAACAACAACTATTGCTGCTCTTATGGCAGCAACTAGATCTACTTTAAGAGGACAAGATAGTGTCGTAATTCGTCACCGACAGATTTCAGATAAAGTTGTCTTGAAAGCAGTTGGAATTACAGTTGGATCCTTATTGTTTGTTCTGATAATGGCTTTATTGATAACAATGACAAGTAATTTGGGCGATCAGCAGTCTTTTTCTTTTTTAGAAATATTATTTACTTGCATTTCAGCTTTTGCAACTGTTGGCTTTGATCTTGGAGTGACGGAGAATCTAAGTATCTTTGGGCAATTGATTTTGGTGCTAGGTATGTTTGTGGGTAGGCTTGGGATACTCCTTCTTTTAAGTGCTGTTTGGCAGGCATTGAATAGGGAAAGAATCCAACATCAGAATCGTATTGGCTATCCACGTGAGGATCTTTATGTTTGA
- a CDS encoding phosphoadenylyl-sulfate reductase, which produces MDKNIKHQGKVKESLFLNIPLTEARRHLEQLSPQKRLEWAVKQFGSKLAITTSFGIQSSVLLHMIHELNDSNIIKIIWVDTGYLPAETYKYAETLSNQLKLDITVVQSNLSPARMEALYGKLWEKQSIKDLEKYHDIRKVQPLEDAFKKYQIDCWASGVRRGQTENRKAMSTLDPIRERLSLRPILEWSQKDIFYYMEQNNLPQHPLFEKGFSSVGDWHSSAPDTDEITGRKTRFGGLKQECGIHITNTNEEETKSDVK; this is translated from the coding sequence ATGGATAAGAACATAAAGCATCAGGGAAAAGTGAAAGAGAGTCTATTCTTAAACATCCCTTTAACTGAAGCCAGAAGGCATCTTGAGCAATTATCCCCTCAGAAGCGTTTGGAATGGGCTGTGAAACAATTTGGGTCAAAACTAGCTATAACAACAAGTTTTGGAATTCAATCATCAGTCTTACTTCATATGATTCATGAACTCAATGACAGCAATATAATAAAAATAATCTGGGTGGATACAGGATACTTACCAGCAGAGACATATAAATATGCAGAGACACTTTCAAATCAGCTAAAACTTGATATCACCGTAGTACAAAGCAATTTATCACCTGCAAGAATGGAAGCTTTATATGGGAAACTTTGGGAAAAACAGTCCATCAAAGATTTAGAGAAATATCACGACATTCGAAAAGTTCAACCTCTAGAAGACGCCTTCAAAAAATATCAAATCGATTGCTGGGCAAGTGGAGTAAGAAGAGGGCAAACCGAAAATAGAAAAGCTATGAGTACATTAGATCCAATAAGAGAAAGACTGTCACTAAGACCAATACTTGAATGGTCTCAAAAAGATATCTTTTATTATATGGAGCAAAATAATCTGCCTCAACATCCTTTATTTGAAAAAGGTTTCTCGAGTGTCGGTGATTGGCATTCTAGCGCTCCAGATACTGATGAAATAACAGGAAGAAAAACACGTTTTGGAGGATTAAAACAAGAATGTGGGATTCACATTACAAATACAAACGAGGAAGAAACAAAAAGTGACGTCAAATAA
- a CDS encoding potassium channel family protein, with the protein MSEWWQWLSRPDEESLGFAVVGIGRFGTAVCRELIRNGADVLAVDSSERAIEELRQLEPSIEARVVDSTDEESIREAGVLEMGTVVVGISKPIEASITTTLIAKDSEGSRVRQVIARATSDLHERMLKRVGADRVVFPSRMQGERLGLELVRPNLIERLELDDQTGIDEIKVPEIFVGRSLRDLNLRKNYLVNVLAAGPSGQLTINPPAKYILSEDHVLVVMGLMEDLQKLPEV; encoded by the coding sequence ATGAGTGAATGGTGGCAATGGTTATCTAGACCAGACGAAGAGTCTTTAGGATTCGCAGTGGTTGGTATAGGCCGTTTTGGGACGGCTGTTTGTCGGGAATTGATTCGAAATGGAGCTGATGTTCTAGCAGTTGATTCTTCTGAGAGAGCCATTGAAGAATTACGTCAGCTTGAACCATCAATTGAAGCAAGAGTAGTTGACTCAACAGATGAGGAATCTATAAGGGAAGCAGGCGTTCTTGAAATGGGAACAGTAGTTGTAGGGATAAGTAAGCCAATTGAAGCAAGTATCACTACGACTCTTATTGCCAAAGATAGTGAAGGTAGCCGTGTCCGACAAGTTATTGCAAGAGCGACCAGTGACCTACATGAAAGGATGCTTAAGAGAGTTGGAGCAGACCGAGTAGTTTTCCCTTCACGAATGCAAGGTGAAAGATTGGGTTTAGAGCTAGTACGTCCTAATTTAATTGAGAGATTGGAATTGGATGATCAAACTGGTATTGATGAAATTAAAGTTCCAGAAATATTTGTAGGTCGTTCTTTAAGAGATCTTAATCTTCGTAAAAATTATTTAGTGAATGTTTTGGCAGCAGGGCCTTCCGGACAGTTAACAATTAATCCTCCTGCTAAATATATTTTGAGTGAAGATCATGTTTTAGTTGTTATGGGATTAATGGAAGATTTACAAAAATTGCCTGAAGTTTGA